Proteins from one Podospora pseudoanserina strain CBS 124.78 chromosome 1, whole genome shotgun sequence genomic window:
- a CDS encoding hypothetical protein (EggNog:ENOG503P09K; COG:E), with amino-acid sequence MVSLLSRHGPSVCLRAPALARTVTAVPHRQAQVADVGKGLETTTSSIPLFVNRKSAAQSTTPAPIVRPVATALPQDRDEFWREVPVWENVSAKDFLSYRWSVANTVQGTAKLFKFLHAVVPEEVPLNELGTQMQSRDEFIADVMEGVAAATMAIRMTPYILSRVNWENPRHDPIIRQFLPLKSVLIPDHPKLALDSLHEEADSPVKGLVHRYSDKALFLPTSVCPTYCMFCTRSYAVGADTDTVTKASLKPTRRRWEEAFAYIENTPALQDIVVSGGDSYYLQPDQLRMIGDRLIGMPNIKRFRFASKGLAVAPSRILDESDGWVNALIDISNKAKKAGKAVAWHTHFNHPNEISWISKDASQKLFEEGVMVRNQTVLLRGVNDDVDTMSKLIRDLADNKVFPYYVYQCDMVERVEHLRTPLQTILDLEARIRGSIAGFMMPQFVVDLPAGGGKRLACSYESYDPKTGLSTYMAPAVTGRDKENKVYEYYDPIDTLPN; translated from the exons ATGGTGTCCTTACTGTCTCGCCACGGGCCTTCCGTCTGCCTCCGCGCCCCTGCCTTGGCTCGCACAGTCACAGCAGTGCCCCATCGCCAGGCCCAAGTCGCCGATGTAGGCAAAGGCCTTGAGACTACCACCAGCAGCATTCCCCTCTTTGTGAACAGAAAGAGTGCGGCCCAAAGCACGACTCCTGCTCCAATCGTACGCCCCGTTGCCACCGCGCTTCCCCAAGACAGGGATGAGTTCTGGCGCGAGGTGCCTGTTTGGGAGAATGTGTCGGCCAAGGATTTTCTCTCATATCGTTGGAGC GTTGCCAATACTGTGCAGGGCACAGCCAAGCTGTTCAAGTTTCTGCATGCTGTCGTCCCGGAAGAAGTGCCTCTGAATGAGCTGGGCACGCAGATGCAGTCTCGCGATGAGTTCATCGCTGATGTTATGGAGGGTGTGGCTGCTGCAACGATGGCCATACGAATGAC TCCGTACATCTTGAGTCGGGTCAACTGGGAGAACCCCCGGCACGACCCCATCATTCGCCAGTTTCTTCCTCTCAAGTCGGTGCTCATTCCCGATCATCCCAAGTTGGCGCTTGACTCGCTTCACGAGGAGGCCGACTCCCCCGTCAAGGGCCTTGTTCATCGGTATAGCGACAAGGCCCTCTTCCTGC CAACCTCGGTGTGCCCAACTTATTGCATGTTCTGCACGCGGTCCTACGCTGTGGGAGCCGATACGGACACTGTCACCAAGGCATCTCTGAAGCCGACCCGCAGgagatgggaggaggccTTCGCGTACATCGAGAACACGCCCGCCCTGCAGGATATTGTCGTCTCTGGAGGCGACTCTTACTACCTGCAACCGGATCAGCTCAGAATGATTGGCGACAGGCTGATTGGCATGCCCAACATCAAGCGCTTCCGCTTTGCCTCCAAGGGACTGGCGGTAGCCCCGAGCCGTATCCTGGACGAGTCGGACGGTTGGGTCAATGCCCTCATCGACATAtccaacaaggccaagaaggctggaAAAGCTGTTGCCTGGCACACTCActtcaaccaccccaacgAGATCTCGTGGATCAGCAAAGATGCTAGTCAGAAGTTGTTTGAGGAAGGCGTCATGGTCCGAAACCAGACAGTGCTTCTGCGGGGCGTGAACGACGATGTCGACACTATGTCGAAGCTGATCCGTGATCTTGCCGACAACAAGGTCTTCCCT TATTATGTCTACCAGTGCGACATGGTGGAGAGAGTCGAGCATCTGCGGACACCCCTGCAGACCATTCTCGACCTCGAGGCCCGCATCCGCGGCTCCATCGCGGGTTTCATGATGCCTCAGTTCGTCGTCGATCTTCCTGCCGGCGGCGGTAAGCGTTTGGCCTGCTCGTACGAGTCATATGACCCCAAGACGGGGCTATCGACTTACATGGCTCCGGCTGTGACGGGCCGCgacaaggagaacaaggtcTACGAGTACTACGACCCCATCGACACTCTCCCCAACTAA
- a CDS encoding hypothetical protein (COG:G; EggNog:ENOG503NXQ2) — MSGVATITTVAFAVVSQWFKEKAGLATGCVTVSAALGGMFFSLVLQSLFDRLQWRDAALILALILAVFVTLGNLLVETNLPPQSKTQGEQRTVGETEISRKACGTWQSILGIIQNPKFWLITYAIFAYELVLFIQWGSIPSYAVATNFGEKQFYLMMSYNIGAAFGRILPPFVSDRLLGPLNTTIAMNIFTLTAVLAIWLPVGASSIDMLYLVVVLMGIGTGSFVPLGGRISRNTSLA; from the exons ATGAGCGGTGTAGCAACTATCACGACGGTCGCCTTTGCAGTCGTGAGCCAATGgttcaaggagaaggccggcCTCGCCACGGGGTGCGTGACCGTCAGTGCGGCATTGGGCGGAATGTTCTTCTCACTTGTGCTCCAGAGTCTGTTTGACCGGCTGCAATGGAGGGATgcagccttgatcttggctCTCATCCTGGCCGTGTTTGTCACGTTGGGCAATCTGCTCGTTGAGACCAACCTACCGCCGCAATCTAAGACGCAGGGAGAGCAAAGGACGGTAGGAGAAACGGAGATCTCCCGGAAGGCATGCGGCACATGGCAGTCGATACTGGGAATCATCCAAAACCCCAAATTTTGGCTCATTACTTATGCCATATTCG CATACGAACttgtcctcttcatccaaTGGGGGTCGATCCCCTCTTACGCCGTGGCGACCAACTTTGGGGAGAAGCAGTTCTACCTCATGATGTCGTACAACATTGGCGCTGCTTTTGGGAGAATCTTGCCACCGTTTGTGTCCGATAGGTTGCTTGGTCCGCTGAACACAACCATAGCCATGAACATTTTCACATTGACAGCGGTACTTGCCATCTGGCTGCCGGTGGGAGCGAGTTCCATCGACATGCTCTATCTGGTGGTTGTTCTTATGGGCATCGGCACAGGAAGCTTTGTGCCTCTAGGCGGTAGGATTTCAAGAAACACATCCCTGGCTTGA
- a CDS encoding hypothetical protein (COG:G; EggNog:ENOG503NXQ2): protein MGALCKPQDMGKWLGFAYAISGFATLIGNPATGAILDRHESNGLVAFLAAVLASGLISIGILRWQCNGRRWLVMGKI from the exons ATGGGTGCTCTTTGTAAGCCTCAAGACATGGGGAAATGGCTAGGCTTCGCCTATGCAATTTCGGGGTTTGC GACTTTGATAGGGAACCCCGCAACCGGAGCGATCCTTGACAGACACGAATCTAATGGCCTTGTGGCGTTCCTCGCAGCAGTTCTCGCTTCTGGCCTGATCAGCATAGGTATCCTCCGATGGCAGTGCAATGGCCGGcgttggttggtgatgggcaaGATCTGA